In Sphaeramia orbicularis chromosome 10, fSphaOr1.1, whole genome shotgun sequence, the following proteins share a genomic window:
- the arl3l1 gene encoding ADP ribosylation factor like GTPase 3, like 1, which translates to MGEAQKGLLSVIEKLKGTTEQEVRIVLLGLDNAGKTTLLKSLASEDVNTITPTQGFNIKSVASHGMKLNVWDIGGQRKIRPFWKKYLENTDLLIYVIDSADKKRFEETGLELSELIDEENLKGVPVLIFANKQDLATASPASEIAEGLNLHTYRDREWQIQACSAVSGEGVQDGMNWICNNIVNRKK; encoded by the exons ATGGGAGAAGCTCAAAAG GGCTTACTCTCTGTCATTGAGAAACTGAAAGGTACCACGGAGCAGGAGGTCAGGATAGTGCTCCTGGGACTGGACAACGCTGGCAAGACCACTTTACTTAAGAGCTTGGCCTCTGAAGATGTGAACACAATCACGCCAACACAG GGCTTCAACATAAAGAGCGTTGCTTCTCATGGAATGAAACTCAATGTTTGGGACATCGGAGGACAGAGAAAGATCAGACCCTTCTGGAAAAAGTACCTGGAAAACACAGACCTTTTG ATTTACGTTATCGACAGTGCAGACAAGAAGCGTTTTGAGGAGACGGGATTG GAGCTGTCCGAGCTGATTGACGAGGAGAACCTCAAGGGTGTTCCAGTTCTCATCTTTGCCAATAAGCAGGATCTGGCCACAGCATCGCCAGCCAGCGAGATCGCAGAAGGACTCAACCTGCACACGTACCGGGACCGAGAGTGGCAGATCCAGGCCTGCTCAGCTGTATCTGGGGAGGGAGTTCAG GATGGCATGAACTGGATTTGCAACAACATAGTAAACAGGAAGAAGTAA
- the LOC115426782 gene encoding uncharacterized protein LOC115426782 produces the protein MVMRDILLYILFGHLLRTDVCLSCVPSTCLKCTSNGEPVPDPCDLLCSHNTSQCYNDADIPRNCTKDFQVSINGTGSKVNEGASITLTCIHNLPEPVELKWKKDGRKIEGNSTKLTLEKLLTHHSGQYVCNVTSSCGSFESASHNVTVNNGAVIIVVISGVSALALVVIMGVLMKYKLKRDNEKSMRRQRQRAEAARHAGPAPLAPRES, from the exons ATGGTTATGAGAGACATACTGCTGTATATTTTGTTTGGTCACCTCCTCAGAA CTGATGTTTGCTTGAGCTGTGTACCTTCAACATGTCTAAAATGTACCTCAAATGGAGAACCTGTGCCAg ATCCTTGTGACTTGCTCTGCTCACACAATACAAGTCAGTGCTACAATG ATGCTGATATTCCACGCAACTGCACAAAAG ACTTTCAGGTGTCTATCAACGGCACTGGATCTAAGGTGAATGAGGGTGCTAGCATCACTCTGACATGCATCCATAACCTCCCTGAGCCTGTGGAACTCAAATGGAAAAAGGATGGGAGGAAAATTGAGGGAAACAGCACCAAACTGACTCTTGAAAAACTGTTAACCCACCACTCTGGCCAGTACGTCTGCAACGTAACCAGCTCATGTGGCAGTTTTGAGTCTGCATCACACAATGTCACTGTAAACA ACGGTGCTGTAATCATCGTGGTGATCAGTGGTGTTTCAGCTTTGGCCCTGGTGGTAATTATGGGGGTCTTAATGAAGTACAAGCTTAAAAGAGACAATG AAAAAAGCATGAGGAGGCAGAGGCAGCGAGCAGAGGCTGCACGGCACGCCGGTCCAGCCCCATTGGCACCAAGGGAGTCCTGA